One Fundulus heteroclitus isolate FHET01 chromosome 11, MU-UCD_Fhet_4.1, whole genome shotgun sequence DNA segment encodes these proteins:
- the mcama gene encoding cell surface glycoprotein MUC18 isoform X3, translated as MAFLRGAVLALVLLICLNRSVRGKVELTMNDNLEVYLFDSAEIPCRYSFTGLDKEPSFVMIQWFVRAAGNGSRMRIFYSDASQQIVDNNTDYSGRIEVTSDQRGTTLLVRNVQLSDEKEFFCQVNGLAAGYAERKTHLRVFAPPEAPVIEGIPSGISVTNTMPSKVASCEARNGFPKPNITWYRNDEPLIPAAGQVNVIILVTREYRGFYSVQSTLEYKLAKEDKDSRFSCEVSFSVPGAVRTMASHSINVTVHYPTTMVELWKELPQGLVKEGDTVELRCQGDGNPPPPFIFSKEQEPDVELESGGDVLVLPSVSRKDSGVYQCRPLDSAGQAEVKGEVQLTVHYLDPAVVVPKDSEVMLKGENLVASCNALSSLKTVTVWYKDGKQVGHGNTLHLDDATYETSGEYICEVTVPSLPSLHTSGSVHIIVQGGPQVVGVEEEVQLEEVAGRTVNLSCEARGHPPPSISWNIVGSQNWQEVMSKANDHMTHSMVSIKVNSDVTAVCNASNDMGTEVKVFSIKAIEGSGVIIVVIILCLLLLAFLGSILYFLHKKGKIPCGRSGKQEITKEKPTKDDIVVEMKNNPKNEDAVLLKAVNGEKKGPNDQVTVV; from the exons TGCGTGGCAAAGTGGAGCTGACCATGAATGACAACCTGGAGGTGTACCTCTTTGACTCGGCGGAGATCCCCTGCCGTTACAGCTTCACCGGTTTGGACAAAGAGCCCAGCTTTGTCATGATCCAGTGGTTTGTG AGAGCTGCAGGAAACGGCTCCCGGATGCGGATCTTCTACAGCGACGCCAGTCAACAAATAGTGGACAACAACACAGACTACAGCGGCCGCATCGAGGTGACTTCGGACCAGAGAGGAACCACGCTCTTAGTTCGAAACGTCCAGCTTTCAGACGAGAAGGAGTTCTTCTGCCAGGTCAATGGGCTGGCTGCTGGTTATGCTGAGCGCAAGACTCACCTGAGAGTTTTCG ctcctccagaggctCCCGTCATTGAAGGCATCCCTTCTGGGATTTCTGTGACCAACACGATGCCGTCCAAG GTGGCATCATGTGAGGCTAGAAATGGTTTTCCTAAACCCAACATCACCTGGTACAGGAACGACGAGCCACTGATCCCAGCCGCTGGAC AGGTAAACGTGATCATCCTGGTGACCCGGGAGTACAGAGGGTTCTACTCTGTGCAGAGCACGCTGGAGTACAAGCTGGCGAAGGAGGACAAGGACTCCCGCTTCTCCTGTGAGGTCAGCTTTTCTGTCCCGGGAGCCGTCAGGACCATGGCGTCCCACAGCATCAACGTCACCGTTCACT accCCACCACCATGGTGGAGCTGTGGAAGGAGTTGCCGCAGGGCTTGGTCAAAGAGGGGGATACTGTGGAGCTGCGTTGCCAGGGTGACGGCAACCCCCCGCCGCCCTTCATTTTCAGCAAGGAACAA GAGCCAGACGTGGAGCTGGAGAGCGGCGGCGATGTGTTGGTGCTGCCGTCCGTGTCTCGGAAAGACAGCGGCGTCTACCAGTGTCGGCCGCTGGACTCTGCTGGACAAGCGGAGGTCAAAGGAGAGGTCCAGCTCACCGTGCATT ACTTGGACCCCGCAGTAGTGGTTCCTAAAGACTCAGAGGTTATGCTTAAAGGCGAAAATCTGGTAGCATCCTGCAACGCCCTGTCCTCCCTGAAAACCGTAACTGTCTGGTACAAG GACGGAAAGCAGGTGGGTCACGGTAACACGCTGCACCTGGACGATGCCACCTATGAAACCAGCGGGGAGTACATTTGCGAGGTGACCGTTCCCTCCCTGCCCTCCCTTCACACCAGCGGCTCGGTCCACATCATCGTCCAAG GTGGTCCTCAGGTGGTGGGTGTGGAGGAGGAGGTCCAGCTGGAGGAAGTGGCAGGCAGGACGGTGAACCTGAGCTGTGAGGCTCGGGGACATCCTCCACCCAGCATCTCCTGGAACATCGTTGGCAGCCAG AACTGGCAAGAAGTGATGAGCAAAGCAAACGACCACATGACTCACAGCATGGTGTCGATCAAGGTCAACTCGGACGTCACCGCTGTTTGTAACGCGTCCAACGACATGGGCACTGAAGTCAAGGTTTTCAGCATTAAAGCCA TTGAAGGCAGCGGGGTGATCATAGTGGTGATCATACTGTGTTTGCTGCTGCTCGCCTTCCTTGGAAGCATCCTCTACTTCCTGCATAAGAAGGGAAAGATCCCCTGCGGACGTTCAGGCAAACAGGAGAT CACCAAAGAGAAGCCCACCAAGGACGACATCGTTGTGGAGATGAAGAACAACCCAAAGAACGAGGATGCTGTGCTGCTAAAGGCTGTGAACGGCGAGAAGAAAGGTCCCAATGACCAGGTAACTGTTGTG TAA
- the mcama gene encoding cell surface glycoprotein MUC18 isoform X1: MAFLRGAVLALVLLICLNRSVRGKVELTMNDNLEVYLFDSAEIPCRYSFTGLDKEPSFVMIQWFVRAAGNGSRMRIFYSDASQQIVDNNTDYSGRIEVTSDQRGTTLLVRNVQLSDEKEFFCQVNGLAAGYAERKTHLRVFAPPEAPVIEGIPSGISVTNTMPSKVASCEARNGFPKPNITWYRNDEPLIPAAGQVNVIILVTREYRGFYSVQSTLEYKLAKEDKDSRFSCEVSFSVPGAVRTMASHSINVTVHYPTTMVELWKELPQGLVKEGDTVELRCQGDGNPPPPFIFSKEQEPDVELESGGDVLVLPSVSRKDSGVYQCRPLDSAGQAEVKGEVQLTVHYLDPAVVVPKDSEVMLKGENLVASCNALSSLKTVTVWYKDGKQVGHGNTLHLDDATYETSGEYICEVTVPSLPSLHTSGSVHIIVQGGPQVVGVEEEVQLEEVAGRTVNLSCEARGHPPPSISWNIVGSQNWQEVMSKANDHMTHSMVSIKVNSDVTAVCNASNDMGTEVKVFSIKAIPRVTRTAPFSPVEGSGVIIVVIILCLLLLAFLGSILYFLHKKGKIPCGRSGKQEITKEKPTKDDIVVEMKNNPKNEDAVLLKAVNGEKKGPNDQVTVV, translated from the exons TGCGTGGCAAAGTGGAGCTGACCATGAATGACAACCTGGAGGTGTACCTCTTTGACTCGGCGGAGATCCCCTGCCGTTACAGCTTCACCGGTTTGGACAAAGAGCCCAGCTTTGTCATGATCCAGTGGTTTGTG AGAGCTGCAGGAAACGGCTCCCGGATGCGGATCTTCTACAGCGACGCCAGTCAACAAATAGTGGACAACAACACAGACTACAGCGGCCGCATCGAGGTGACTTCGGACCAGAGAGGAACCACGCTCTTAGTTCGAAACGTCCAGCTTTCAGACGAGAAGGAGTTCTTCTGCCAGGTCAATGGGCTGGCTGCTGGTTATGCTGAGCGCAAGACTCACCTGAGAGTTTTCG ctcctccagaggctCCCGTCATTGAAGGCATCCCTTCTGGGATTTCTGTGACCAACACGATGCCGTCCAAG GTGGCATCATGTGAGGCTAGAAATGGTTTTCCTAAACCCAACATCACCTGGTACAGGAACGACGAGCCACTGATCCCAGCCGCTGGAC AGGTAAACGTGATCATCCTGGTGACCCGGGAGTACAGAGGGTTCTACTCTGTGCAGAGCACGCTGGAGTACAAGCTGGCGAAGGAGGACAAGGACTCCCGCTTCTCCTGTGAGGTCAGCTTTTCTGTCCCGGGAGCCGTCAGGACCATGGCGTCCCACAGCATCAACGTCACCGTTCACT accCCACCACCATGGTGGAGCTGTGGAAGGAGTTGCCGCAGGGCTTGGTCAAAGAGGGGGATACTGTGGAGCTGCGTTGCCAGGGTGACGGCAACCCCCCGCCGCCCTTCATTTTCAGCAAGGAACAA GAGCCAGACGTGGAGCTGGAGAGCGGCGGCGATGTGTTGGTGCTGCCGTCCGTGTCTCGGAAAGACAGCGGCGTCTACCAGTGTCGGCCGCTGGACTCTGCTGGACAAGCGGAGGTCAAAGGAGAGGTCCAGCTCACCGTGCATT ACTTGGACCCCGCAGTAGTGGTTCCTAAAGACTCAGAGGTTATGCTTAAAGGCGAAAATCTGGTAGCATCCTGCAACGCCCTGTCCTCCCTGAAAACCGTAACTGTCTGGTACAAG GACGGAAAGCAGGTGGGTCACGGTAACACGCTGCACCTGGACGATGCCACCTATGAAACCAGCGGGGAGTACATTTGCGAGGTGACCGTTCCCTCCCTGCCCTCCCTTCACACCAGCGGCTCGGTCCACATCATCGTCCAAG GTGGTCCTCAGGTGGTGGGTGTGGAGGAGGAGGTCCAGCTGGAGGAAGTGGCAGGCAGGACGGTGAACCTGAGCTGTGAGGCTCGGGGACATCCTCCACCCAGCATCTCCTGGAACATCGTTGGCAGCCAG AACTGGCAAGAAGTGATGAGCAAAGCAAACGACCACATGACTCACAGCATGGTGTCGATCAAGGTCAACTCGGACGTCACCGCTGTTTGTAACGCGTCCAACGACATGGGCACTGAAGTCAAGGTTTTCAGCATTAAAGCCA TTCCCAGAGTCACCCGCACTGCTCCCTTCTCTCCCG TTGAAGGCAGCGGGGTGATCATAGTGGTGATCATACTGTGTTTGCTGCTGCTCGCCTTCCTTGGAAGCATCCTCTACTTCCTGCATAAGAAGGGAAAGATCCCCTGCGGACGTTCAGGCAAACAGGAGAT CACCAAAGAGAAGCCCACCAAGGACGACATCGTTGTGGAGATGAAGAACAACCCAAAGAACGAGGATGCTGTGCTGCTAAAGGCTGTGAACGGCGAGAAGAAAGGTCCCAATGACCAGGTAACTGTTGTG TAA
- the mcama gene encoding cell surface glycoprotein MUC18 isoform X2: MAFLRGAVLALVLLICLNRSVRGKVELTMNDNLEVYLFDSAEIPCRYSFTGLDKEPSFVMIQWFVRAAGNGSRMRIFYSDASQQIVDNNTDYSGRIEVTSDQRGTTLLVRNVQLSDEKEFFCQVNGLAAGYAERKTHLRVFAPPEAPVIEGIPSGISVTNTMPSKVASCEARNGFPKPNITWYRNDEPLIPAAGQVNVIILVTREYRGFYSVQSTLEYKLAKEDKDSRFSCEVSFSVPGAVRTMASHSINVTVHYPTTMVELWKELPQGLVKEGDTVELRCQGDGNPPPPFIFSKEQEPDVELESGGDVLVLPSVSRKDSGVYQCRPLDSAGQAEVKGEVQLTVHYLDPAVVVPKDSEVMLKGENLVASCNALSSLKTVTVWYKDGKQVGHGNTLHLDDATYETSGEYICEVTVPSLPSLHTSGSVHIIVQGGPQVVGVEEEVQLEEVAGRTVNLSCEARGHPPPSISWNIVGSQNWQEVMSKANDHMTHSMVSIKVNSDVTAVCNASNDMGTEVKVFSIKAIPRVTRTAPFSPVEGSGVIIVVIILCLLLLAFLGSILYFLHKKGKIPCGRSGKQEITKEKPTKDDIVVEMKNNPKNEDAVLLKAVNGEKKGPNDQ, from the exons TGCGTGGCAAAGTGGAGCTGACCATGAATGACAACCTGGAGGTGTACCTCTTTGACTCGGCGGAGATCCCCTGCCGTTACAGCTTCACCGGTTTGGACAAAGAGCCCAGCTTTGTCATGATCCAGTGGTTTGTG AGAGCTGCAGGAAACGGCTCCCGGATGCGGATCTTCTACAGCGACGCCAGTCAACAAATAGTGGACAACAACACAGACTACAGCGGCCGCATCGAGGTGACTTCGGACCAGAGAGGAACCACGCTCTTAGTTCGAAACGTCCAGCTTTCAGACGAGAAGGAGTTCTTCTGCCAGGTCAATGGGCTGGCTGCTGGTTATGCTGAGCGCAAGACTCACCTGAGAGTTTTCG ctcctccagaggctCCCGTCATTGAAGGCATCCCTTCTGGGATTTCTGTGACCAACACGATGCCGTCCAAG GTGGCATCATGTGAGGCTAGAAATGGTTTTCCTAAACCCAACATCACCTGGTACAGGAACGACGAGCCACTGATCCCAGCCGCTGGAC AGGTAAACGTGATCATCCTGGTGACCCGGGAGTACAGAGGGTTCTACTCTGTGCAGAGCACGCTGGAGTACAAGCTGGCGAAGGAGGACAAGGACTCCCGCTTCTCCTGTGAGGTCAGCTTTTCTGTCCCGGGAGCCGTCAGGACCATGGCGTCCCACAGCATCAACGTCACCGTTCACT accCCACCACCATGGTGGAGCTGTGGAAGGAGTTGCCGCAGGGCTTGGTCAAAGAGGGGGATACTGTGGAGCTGCGTTGCCAGGGTGACGGCAACCCCCCGCCGCCCTTCATTTTCAGCAAGGAACAA GAGCCAGACGTGGAGCTGGAGAGCGGCGGCGATGTGTTGGTGCTGCCGTCCGTGTCTCGGAAAGACAGCGGCGTCTACCAGTGTCGGCCGCTGGACTCTGCTGGACAAGCGGAGGTCAAAGGAGAGGTCCAGCTCACCGTGCATT ACTTGGACCCCGCAGTAGTGGTTCCTAAAGACTCAGAGGTTATGCTTAAAGGCGAAAATCTGGTAGCATCCTGCAACGCCCTGTCCTCCCTGAAAACCGTAACTGTCTGGTACAAG GACGGAAAGCAGGTGGGTCACGGTAACACGCTGCACCTGGACGATGCCACCTATGAAACCAGCGGGGAGTACATTTGCGAGGTGACCGTTCCCTCCCTGCCCTCCCTTCACACCAGCGGCTCGGTCCACATCATCGTCCAAG GTGGTCCTCAGGTGGTGGGTGTGGAGGAGGAGGTCCAGCTGGAGGAAGTGGCAGGCAGGACGGTGAACCTGAGCTGTGAGGCTCGGGGACATCCTCCACCCAGCATCTCCTGGAACATCGTTGGCAGCCAG AACTGGCAAGAAGTGATGAGCAAAGCAAACGACCACATGACTCACAGCATGGTGTCGATCAAGGTCAACTCGGACGTCACCGCTGTTTGTAACGCGTCCAACGACATGGGCACTGAAGTCAAGGTTTTCAGCATTAAAGCCA TTCCCAGAGTCACCCGCACTGCTCCCTTCTCTCCCG TTGAAGGCAGCGGGGTGATCATAGTGGTGATCATACTGTGTTTGCTGCTGCTCGCCTTCCTTGGAAGCATCCTCTACTTCCTGCATAAGAAGGGAAAGATCCCCTGCGGACGTTCAGGCAAACAGGAGAT CACCAAAGAGAAGCCCACCAAGGACGACATCGTTGTGGAGATGAAGAACAACCCAAAGAACGAGGATGCTGTGCTGCTAAAGGCTGTGAACGGCGAGAAGAAAGGTCCCAATGACCAG TAA